Proteins encoded by one window of Syntrophales bacterium:
- a CDS encoding NADH-quinone oxidoreductase subunit C produces the protein MKSQTNDIIIPAGYQTERHGRLTVFAVSPSEIKKVALYFHQDKRLPLLLIAATDERKEQGAFKIWYVFGVPGENRFVAPYICLADTEEFPSLAPAIHETWEYERLIQTFFGLRPVGHPHPLPLILHENWPANIFPLRKDFNWQTRPETAHGVYPFQQVAGEGIYEIPVGPIHAGIIEPGHFRFSVAGEEIVLLEPRLGYTHKGSEKLFEELPLKDKIRLSEKISGDSSFSHSLAFCQALEELADVAVSERARHLRVIYAELERLANHLGDLGAIMLDAGFSFGGSQGSRLREMIMQINERLTGSRFLRGVNAVGGVAKDIALETSLQLVDELGKIRKDFSEIMAVAQNSASLLNRLETTGTLPLEIAREHGVVGIAAKALGLTSDARRDYPYAAYDSLYAAETFAKTGGDVYARFMARV, from the coding sequence ATGAAATCACAAACTAATGACATTATTATTCCCGCAGGGTATCAAACCGAACGTCATGGACGTCTGACGGTTTTTGCCGTCAGCCCCTCCGAAATAAAAAAAGTCGCGCTTTATTTCCATCAGGATAAACGGCTGCCGTTGCTGCTCATTGCCGCGACCGACGAAAGAAAGGAACAGGGCGCCTTCAAAATATGGTATGTCTTCGGAGTTCCTGGAGAAAACCGTTTTGTCGCCCCCTATATCTGCCTTGCCGACACGGAAGAATTTCCCTCACTTGCCCCGGCAATTCATGAAACATGGGAGTATGAAAGGCTGATTCAGACCTTTTTTGGCTTGCGGCCGGTCGGACATCCCCATCCGCTGCCGCTGATTCTGCATGAGAACTGGCCTGCGAACATTTTTCCGCTGCGCAAGGATTTTAACTGGCAGACCCGGCCGGAAACGGCGCATGGCGTCTATCCGTTTCAACAGGTAGCGGGCGAAGGAATCTACGAAATACCGGTAGGCCCCATCCATGCCGGCATCATCGAACCGGGCCATTTCCGCTTCAGTGTTGCCGGCGAGGAGATCGTCCTGCTCGAACCCCGCCTCGGCTACACCCACAAGGGCAGCGAAAAACTCTTTGAAGAACTGCCTCTAAAAGACAAAATCCGCCTCTCGGAAAAAATTTCCGGCGACAGCTCCTTTAGCCACTCTCTGGCCTTTTGCCAGGCGCTGGAAGAACTGGCCGATGTTGCGGTTTCGGAACGGGCGCGGCATTTACGCGTAATCTATGCAGAATTGGAAAGGCTGGCCAACCATCTGGGCGATCTCGGCGCAATCATGCTCGACGCCGGTTTTAGTTTCGGCGGCTCGCAGGGCTCGCGCCTGCGGGAGATGATCATGCAAATAAACGAACGGCTGACCGGCAGCAGATTTCTGCGGGGGGTAAACGCCGTGGGCGGAGTTGCAAAAGATATTGCCTTGGAAACGTCCCTTCAGTTAGTTGATGAGCTGGGAAAAATCAGGAAGGATTTCTCCGAAATAATGGCGGTTGCCCAAAACAGCGCCTCGCTGCTCAATCGCCTGGAAACGACCGGCACGCTGCCGCTGGAGATTGCCAGAGAGCATGGCGTCGTCGGAATTGCCGCAAAGGCGCTCGGCCTCACAAGCGATGCGCGGCGCGATTATCCCTATGCTGCTTACGATAGTCTCTACGCTGCCGAGACATTCGCAAAAACAGGAGGCGATGTGTATGCCCGTTTTATGGCGCGGGTGA
- a CDS encoding NADH-quinone oxidoreductase subunit H — protein MNIIFDILQPLFVPLLSPLVIGVIRKIKAKMQNRQGAGVLQPYRDLWKLFHKDEVISQDASWIFRIAPYIIFAVTLIVGAFIPIFNMNTFTAPLGDLLTVVYLLAIGTFFLALAGLDTGSAFGGFAASREMTVSALAEGGLIFSFFILALVSGSTNLFTIADSVLVANITSLQPIILAGLGYFIVLLAESGRYPFDNPATHLELTMIHEAMILEYSGRRLALMEWAAANKLFIFMTLGANLFSPWGLMHEFSLGALAVAVAVFTLKLSAFCFAIAFIESGIAKFRFFRLPDLLIVSFILNIVAIGLIK, from the coding sequence ATGAATATAATTTTTGACATACTGCAACCTCTGTTTGTTCCGCTGCTGTCGCCGCTCGTAATCGGCGTCATCAGGAAAATCAAGGCGAAAATGCAAAATCGCCAGGGGGCGGGCGTGCTTCAGCCGTACCGGGACTTATGGAAGCTTTTTCACAAGGATGAGGTGATCAGCCAAGACGCCTCCTGGATTTTCCGCATCGCGCCCTATATCATCTTCGCAGTCACGCTCATTGTCGGCGCCTTTATCCCGATATTCAACATGAATACCTTTACCGCCCCCCTTGGAGATTTGCTTACAGTCGTATATCTGCTTGCAATTGGGACGTTTTTCCTGGCTCTGGCCGGGCTCGATACCGGCAGCGCGTTCGGCGGATTCGCCGCCAGCCGCGAAATGACCGTTTCGGCGCTCGCGGAAGGGGGGTTGATCTTTTCGTTTTTTATTCTCGCCTTGGTGAGCGGCAGCACAAACCTCTTTACAATTGCCGATTCCGTACTTGTCGCCAATATCACTTCCCTGCAGCCGATCATTCTGGCCGGCCTGGGATATTTTATTGTATTGCTGGCCGAAAGCGGACGGTATCCCTTTGACAACCCGGCAACCCACCTCGAACTGACGATGATTCATGAAGCGATGATTTTGGAATATTCCGGCAGGCGGTTGGCGCTGATGGAGTGGGCCGCAGCCAACAAATTGTTTATTTTCATGACGCTGGGCGCTAATTTATTTTCTCCCTGGGGGCTGATGCACGAGTTTTCTTTGGGCGCTCTGGCCGTTGCCGTCGCCGTTTTCACTCTCAAACTATCGGCATTCTGTTTTGCAATTGCCTTTATCGAGTCCGGCATCGCCAAGTTCCGCTTCTTCCGCCTGCCGGACCTGCTTATCGTCTCTTTCATACTTAATATTGTCGCAATCGGGTTAATTAAATAA